The nucleotide sequence TACAATAGAAGGAGAACTCCGAAAAATTGTTGGTATGAACATTAAGCGTTTAATGGATTTAGGAAATTATAGAGGTTTAAGACATAGAAAAGGCTTGCCTGTAAGAGGTCAAAGAACCAGAACAAATGCAAGAACAAGAAAAGGCAGGAGAAAAACAGTTGGAGGTAAATAATGGTTTTTAAGGAGAAATTGAATGGCTGAAGCAAAAAGAAAAAAAGTAAAAAAAGTAAGCTCAAGTGGCGTGGCTCATATTCAGTCTACATTTAACAATACAATTGTTACAATTACAGATAAAGATGGCAATGTTGTATGCTGGTCATCATCAGGAAGTGTAGGCTTTAAAGGAACTAGAAAAGGTACTCCGTTTGCAGCCCAGATGGCAGCTGAGCAAGCTGCTAAAGTAGCATTGCAAAGAGGCATGAAAGAAGTTGATGTTCGTGTTAAAGGTCCTGGTTCAGGTAGGGAAACTGCTATTAGGGCACTACAGGCAGCTGGCTTGAAAATTAAATCTCTAAGGGACGTAACGCCTATACCACATAATGGTTGTAAACCACCAAAGAAAAGAAGAGTTTGAGGGGTGATATAATATGGCAGTTTATCATGGTCCATCGTGCAGAAAGTGCAGAGCATTAGGTTTGAAATTATTTTTGAAAGGTGAAAGATGCGTTACTCAAAAATGTGCATTTGAAAAAGCTCCTTACCCACCGGGAAAAGACAAAACTTCAAGAAGAAAATTAAAAAGCTATACAGAACATTTACTTGAAAAACAGAAAGCTAAAACATATTATGGTGTGCTTGAGAGACAATTTAGAAGATATTTTAAAAATGCAAAACAGATGCCAGGACAAACTGGTGAAAATTTAGTTAAAATACTTGAATGCAGACTGGATAATGTTATTTATAAATCAGGTTTTGCATCTTCAAGAAAGCAAGCAAGACAGTTAATTAGTCATGGCAATATATTACTTAATGGTAGAAAAGTAACGATTCCTTCTCTAATTGTTTCTAAAAATGACATAATTAGCGTTAAAGAGAAATTAAAAAGCTCTCAAGAGTTAAAAGACAAGATTGATTATGCATACAAATCTGGTATTGTACCATGGCTGAGTTTGGATCCGAACAATATGTCAATTAAGGTGCTGGATATACCATCGATTGAGGATATAAGGGTACCATTTAAAGCTGATACGATAGTTGAGCTTTATTCAAGATAAGATTAAAGAAAGGTTGGATTATGAGTAATGATATTTTTGAATATTTACAGTTGCCCCAAGAGATAAAAGTTGAACGCATAAATGAAAGGCATGAAAGATTTATATTAGAGCCTATTAATGAAGGTTTTGCTACTACTATTGGCAATGCCCTAAGAAGGGTATTGTTATCATCCATTCAGGGTATTGGTATAGTGGGTATTAAAATAGAAGGCGTGGAACATGAATTTAGCGGAGTAAATGGTGTTAAAGAAGACGTTATTAGTATTATTTTAAATTTAAAAGATGTAATTTTTAAAAGTTTATCTGAAAACTTTAAAGAATGTGTTTTGAAAATAAATAAAAAAGGTCCTGGTGTACTAAAAGCCAGTGATATAGAATTGACTTCTGATCTTAAAATCATAAATCCAAACCATTATATAGCTCAGCTTAACGATAATGCTGATTTCCAAGCTGAAATTTATCTTAAAAAAGGTGTGGGCTATAAACAATCAAATCAGGAAAATGCAAATAGAGAAATTGGCTATATTCCTGTAGATGCTTTGTTTACTCCGATAAGGCGAGTGTCTTTTAGTGCAGACAAGAGTATGGAAAGAGGTTTTTACGATTATGAAAGACTTGTATTGGATGTTGAAACAGATGGCAGTATTACACCAAAAGAAGCTTTAGGACAAGCTAGCTATATACTTAATTCTCATTTTAAGTTATTTATGGGTAGTTTTAAAGAGCCGGAACCAGATTTAGGGTATGGTGATACTAACGAGGAAATTGATGAAAATCTACTAAAAACTGTTGATGATCTTGAATTAAATGTAAGGGCTTCTAACTGTTTGAGAAATCATGACATAAAGTATATATGGCAACTGGTACAAAAGACAGACCTAGATTTACTTAACACAAGAAATTTCGGTAAGCAGTCATTGAAAGAGATCAAAGCAGCTTTAAAACAAATGGGTTTAAGTTTAGGTATGACATTCGATGAAAAATATATAAAACGAATAGAAGAAGCCATAAAAAGGAGTGAGGAATGAGGCATAGAAAGGCTTATAGAACACTAAGTATAGATAGCGATAGACGAAAAGCGCTTCTTAGAAATTTAGCAATTGCATTAATTGAACATGGTCAGATAAAAACTACTGATGCTAAAGCAAAAGAATTGCAAAGATTCATAAGTAAGCTTGTAAGTATTGGCAAAAAAAATACGCTTTCTTCTAGAAGGCTTTTATTATCAAGATTGCCTCATAAACCATCAGTTAAAAAATTACTTAATGACATTGCACCTAAGTACATAGACAAAAACGGTGGTTATGTTGGAATATATAAAATAGGCTACAGACAAGGCGATGCAGCTAAAATTTCTCTTATAAAATTTCAATAGTTTTTAAATAATGTTTAAAAAGTACAGATACTTCCTAGGAGTGTCATTGACGCTCCTTTTTTTTGCTATAGATTGGGTTAGTAAATACTATCTGGCAAAATTTACTATAAATCATACTATTACAGTTATACCTAATTTTTTTAATCTGGTTTATGTGCAAAATACTGGCATAGCGTTTGGATTTTTAGCTCACTTAAGCGGGATATATAGATTTATTTTTTTGATAGCAATAAGTGCTATCGTTGTAATTATTGCATTTTATTTTATGTTTAAAGAAAGCACATCCAAAACGTTATTCATTGGTTTAACTATGCTTGCTGGCGGAGCTTTAGGTAACTTATACGATAGAATTGTGCATGGATATGTTTTGGACTTTTTTGATTTTTACATAAAAACCTACCACTATCCGGCTTTTAATTTTGCAGATTCATTTATTACAATAGGAATCTTGCTTATCTTATACGATAAGATAAGCAAGAAAAATTAGTTTTATAGTGTTAGCATTTCTAATATTTCTTTGTATCTTTTGGCAGTTTTTTCAACTATACTGTCAGGCAGGACTGGTCCTGGATATGTTTTATTCCAATCAAGTGTTAAAAGGTAATCTCTTACAATTTGCTTGTCAAAACTATCTTGAGGTTGACCTTCTTTGTAAGTTTCCACAAGCCAAAATCTGGATGAGTCGGGTGTTAGCAACTCATCAATTAGCATAAGCTTACCATTATAAAAACCAAACTCCATTTTTGTATCGGCTATTATGATGCCTTTTTCTAATGCATACTGACTTGCTTTATCGTATATTTTTAAGCTAATATCTTTTATTTGAGATGCGATATCATTTCCAATCATATTGGACATTTGCTCGAAAGTTATATTTTGATCATGGCCGCTTTCTGCTTTCGTGCTAGGTGTAAAGATAGGTTCGGGTAACTTTTGAGATTCTTTTAAATTTTTTGGTAATTCTATTCCACATATTTTACCTGTTTGTTTATATTCTATCCAGCCTGAACCCGAAATATAACCTCTAACAATACATTCTATTAGAATTGGCTCTGTTTTTTTTACAAGCATGCTGCGTTTCTGGAGTAACTTAATGTATTGTTTTAATTGGGGTGGATACTCATTTATATCAGCAGTTATTATGTGGTTTTGTATGATGTCTTTTGTTTTGTCAAACCAAAACAAAGAAATCTGCGTCAAAACCTCCCCTTTGCCAGGTATTCCATTTGGCAAAATTACATCGAATGCCGATATTCTATCTGTTGCAACAATAAGTAATTTTTCATCAATTTCGTAAACGTCCCTAACTTTGCCTCTTTTTAAAAGATTTACCCCACCTAAATTAGTTTCCAAAACAACTTCACTCATTCAAACCCTCTCTATATAATAAATTTTTTTCACATATTTATTATACAATTATTTTAAATACTTTTCAACAACTTTTATATAAAGCCCTCCAATCTATCATAAAGCAACAACACAGGGTGTAGGTTATTTGCAGATAGTGTAGAAATAGAGTTTAGCTGGTTTGTGTAGTTATCAAAGAAAGTCTTTTTTGCGTTTGTTAGTGCCTGAGTATCACCGTTATATTCGTTTAGTATTTTCATGGATATTTTTACCATAGACATAATGAATTTTCTTACCATAGAAAATTGTGCAAACCTGTCCCACTCGTTTACAATTCTTATTGAGTTTACATAGTCTATGACTTTTTGGAAACCAAAGATTTCGTTTGTTTTTTCTATTGTTTGAACCACCTGGATAAAGTTTTTGTCGGTTTTTCTTGTTATGTAGTATGCTAAGATAAAGTCGTCTATAAAGTAGAATTGAGCTATTTTTTCTGATAGCTCTTTTGAAAAATATTTAGATAGCTCTTTTGTTTTTTCTTCATACTTTGATTTAAACACACCTTCTTTTATGGTATTTTCAACGTAGTAATCCATATAGCCCAATATCTCTTGTTTGTACACATACTCTATGATTGAATCCCCAAATAGGTATAGCTGGTTTGTAGCAAATTTTTCTACTGCGTAAAACATATCTATTATGGTGTTATAGATTACTGATTGATCAATCTTATCTTCAAAAGAAAATATTTCGTTTCTTATATTTTGCACATCAAGAAGATCGTATATGAAAATAAGCGTTTTTATTATAGATGTATAAGGCTGGTTTGTAAGCATGTTTAGCTTTATCAGACAACCCACACCATTGCTGTTCACAATAAGGTTTGTAATGTATGTTGAGCCTATTTCTTTTTTCAATAGGTGCTTTTGTATGTGTTCTTTATAGACCTCTCTTGCAGAAGGTGGAAAGTAAAGCAAAGCGTATTTATCTATCAGGTATTTGTCAAAGTTTGTTTCTTTTAGTATGTTTGTATATATAAATATCTTTAGAAAAGAAAGCATAATAGAAAGCTCAGGTTTGGTATAGCCAGTACCTGAGTCAATGCGAGCTGCCAGTGTTAGCTTGTTTGGAAAGTAATATTCAGATTCACTAAATAGCTTTTTTTGCTTGAAAAACTCAACTAGCTCATAGAATATCTCTGGTTCTTTGATAGATCTTATCTCGTCAAGAGACACAGCCAGGCTTTGCATGTAGTTATGGTCAAGTACCCTTTGTATGACTTCAGGTGTAAGTTTTTTTAAAATAGTATTGCGCTCATCTAGGTCTTTAATTACTTTGGATTCCATTAGATCATTTAAGAGAATTTTGAGGTTTACTTCCTGATCTGATAGATCAACACCTGCTGAGTTATCCAGAGAGTCTGTATTTATCTTACCTTTAAGCAGTGCATACTCAATGCGAGCTTTCTGTGTGAAACCTAAATTTGCACCCTCTCCTACAACCTTTGCCCTTACCTGGTTTGCATTTATACGTACATTGTCGTTTGTTTTATCGCCTACTTCTTCATTTGTTTCATCGCTTGCTTTAACGTATGTTCCAACACCACCCATCCATAACAGATCAACATCTGCTTTGAGTATCAGTTTGATTAGATCTTCTGAAGAGACTCTATCTTCGTTTGTTTTTAAAAACTCTTTTGCTTGAGGTGATAACAAAATGGATCTTTCATCTCTTTTGCATATAAAACCACCTTTTGATAGTACCTCTTTGTTGTAAAAACTCCAGCTTAGGGCATTGTCAAATAACCTTTTTCTTTCTTTGTACGAAGCTTCTATATCTGGGTTTGGGTCGATAAATATTTCTTTATCGTTAAAAGCTGCTTTTAGCTGTATGTTTTTTAGTTCAATCATAGCATTTCCAAACACATCTCCACTCATATCCCCAACACCCACCACGCTTATTGGTGTTGAGTCAAGTTTTATGCCAAGCTCTCTAAAGTGTCTTCTTGTGCACACAAGGGCGCCTTTTGAAGTAATACCAAGCTCTTTGTGGTCATAACCGAACTTACCACCAGAAGCAAAAGCATCTTTTAACCAGAAGTTGTATTCATTTTGGGCTATATCATTTGCAATGTCCGAAAACTTTGCTGTGCCTTTGTCTGCT is from Desulfurella sp. and encodes:
- the rpsK gene encoding 30S ribosomal protein S11 codes for the protein MAEAKRKKVKKVSSSGVAHIQSTFNNTIVTITDKDGNVVCWSSSGSVGFKGTRKGTPFAAQMAAEQAAKVALQRGMKEVDVRVKGPGSGRETAIRALQAAGLKIKSLRDVTPIPHNGCKPPKKRRV
- the rpsD gene encoding 30S ribosomal protein S4, producing the protein MAVYHGPSCRKCRALGLKLFLKGERCVTQKCAFEKAPYPPGKDKTSRRKLKSYTEHLLEKQKAKTYYGVLERQFRRYFKNAKQMPGQTGENLVKILECRLDNVIYKSGFASSRKQARQLISHGNILLNGRKVTIPSLIVSKNDIISVKEKLKSSQELKDKIDYAYKSGIVPWLSLDPNNMSIKVLDIPSIEDIRVPFKADTIVELYSR
- a CDS encoding DNA-directed RNA polymerase subunit alpha produces the protein MSNDIFEYLQLPQEIKVERINERHERFILEPINEGFATTIGNALRRVLLSSIQGIGIVGIKIEGVEHEFSGVNGVKEDVISIILNLKDVIFKSLSENFKECVLKINKKGPGVLKASDIELTSDLKIINPNHYIAQLNDNADFQAEIYLKKGVGYKQSNQENANREIGYIPVDALFTPIRRVSFSADKSMERGFYDYERLVLDVETDGSITPKEALGQASYILNSHFKLFMGSFKEPEPDLGYGDTNEEIDENLLKTVDDLELNVRASNCLRNHDIKYIWQLVQKTDLDLLNTRNFGKQSLKEIKAALKQMGLSLGMTFDEKYIKRIEEAIKRSEE
- the rplQ gene encoding 50S ribosomal protein L17, with translation MRHRKAYRTLSIDSDRRKALLRNLAIALIEHGQIKTTDAKAKELQRFISKLVSIGKKNTLSSRRLLLSRLPHKPSVKKLLNDIAPKYIDKNGGYVGIYKIGYRQGDAAKISLIKFQ
- the lspA gene encoding signal peptidase II; the encoded protein is MFKKYRYFLGVSLTLLFFAIDWVSKYYLAKFTINHTITVIPNFFNLVYVQNTGIAFGFLAHLSGIYRFIFLIAISAIVVIIAFYFMFKESTSKTLFIGLTMLAGGALGNLYDRIVHGYVLDFFDFYIKTYHYPAFNFADSFITIGILLILYDKISKKN
- a CDS encoding phosphoribosylaminoimidazolesuccinocarboxamide synthase, translating into MSEVVLETNLGGVNLLKRGKVRDVYEIDEKLLIVATDRISAFDVILPNGIPGKGEVLTQISLFWFDKTKDIIQNHIITADINEYPPQLKQYIKLLQKRSMLVKKTEPILIECIVRGYISGSGWIEYKQTGKICGIELPKNLKESQKLPEPIFTPSTKAESGHDQNITFEQMSNMIGNDIASQIKDISLKIYDKASQYALEKGIIIADTKMEFGFYNGKLMLIDELLTPDSSRFWLVETYKEGQPQDSFDKQIVRDYLLTLDWNKTYPGPVLPDSIVEKTAKRYKEILEMLTL
- a CDS encoding NAD-glutamate dehydrogenase domain-containing protein; the protein is MTFQNEAAWSKSYSELLARHNIKDSCLSCFNDDYKLNIEPDEALIDTQAILDVIATQNKQVRFFKHKDELFFKVYAFCKIPLYEVLPILKNLGLNALYEDFFELNIKDKNILIQRYNIEKSFEFDIEKNAHLVENNFLAVIDKVVENDELNILTTKELLDYKQIDLLRTFGNYLMQVDFSVKRISMLGSLIKYSHLSKRFIEAFDQKFNPTLDQRNTKELFEQINKELETINNIQDYKILSAIFNIIDSIIRTNFYKQKLYHYISLKIDSSKVSKMPLPRPMYEIYVHSFLMEGCHLRGGKVARGGIRWSDRKDDFRLEILELMKTQMVKNAVIVPVGSKGGFIIKHTNGGDLQEKAIESYKTLIRGMLDITDNYSSSKERIRPDEVVCYDDFDPYLVVAADKGTAKFSDIANDIAQNEYNFWLKDAFASGGKFGYDHKELGITSKGALVCTRRHFRELGIKLDSTPISVVGVGDMSGDVFGNAMIELKNIQLKAAFNDKEIFIDPNPDIEASYKERKRLFDNALSWSFYNKEVLSKGGFICKRDERSILLSPQAKEFLKTNEDRVSSEDLIKLILKADVDLLWMGGVGTYVKASDETNEEVGDKTNDNVRINANQVRAKVVGEGANLGFTQKARIEYALLKGKINTDSLDNSAGVDLSDQEVNLKILLNDLMESKVIKDLDERNTILKKLTPEVIQRVLDHNYMQSLAVSLDEIRSIKEPEIFYELVEFFKQKKLFSESEYYFPNKLTLAARIDSGTGYTKPELSIMLSFLKIFIYTNILKETNFDKYLIDKYALLYFPPSAREVYKEHIQKHLLKKEIGSTYITNLIVNSNGVGCLIKLNMLTNQPYTSIIKTLIFIYDLLDVQNIRNEIFSFEDKIDQSVIYNTIIDMFYAVEKFATNQLYLFGDSIIEYVYKQEILGYMDYYVENTIKEGVFKSKYEEKTKELSKYFSKELSEKIAQFYFIDDFILAYYITRKTDKNFIQVVQTIEKTNEIFGFQKVIDYVNSIRIVNEWDRFAQFSMVRKFIMSMVKISMKILNEYNGDTQALTNAKKTFFDNYTNQLNSISTLSANNLHPVLLLYDRLEGFI